In Nitrospiria bacterium, one DNA window encodes the following:
- a CDS encoding PEP-CTERM sorting domain-containing protein yields MRSLGVFSISLVISIFVFTASISHAVPFDLYDDVVVNVYLSDRNASGWVELDLGVTFPGLVEFAIDGVDYLSSQTLFYGVGPLGQTNHVRNLVDLRYLEVKQVNDAEVELRFGTADSFFVDVTHRLIGGALGSGRALLNQQFTITNNDPDSSLDFHFMKISDFGLEDNTGQIFNGRRAVLTGEGFGDWEGEDMAVIEKGLAPVPDRFEIEDDYEHLLGGPEEPNLDNTAGPVTDDVVWGFQWDHIISPGGSFTIRPETFIKPVPEPSTLFLFGSGLVGIALMRKKFRS; encoded by the coding sequence ATGAGAAGTTTGGGTGTGTTCAGTATCTCCCTGGTGATCAGTATTTTTGTGTTTACCGCTTCAATCAGCCATGCAGTTCCCTTTGATCTGTATGACGATGTTGTTGTTAACGTTTACTTGTCCGATCGAAACGCATCCGGTTGGGTGGAGTTGGATCTTGGTGTGACCTTCCCCGGTTTGGTGGAGTTTGCCATCGACGGGGTTGATTACCTATCGTCCCAAACCCTCTTCTATGGGGTGGGGCCACTTGGGCAAACCAACCATGTTCGAAACCTTGTGGACCTCCGGTATTTGGAAGTGAAGCAGGTGAATGACGCGGAGGTCGAGTTGCGATTCGGAACGGCCGATTCCTTCTTTGTGGATGTGACCCATCGGCTCATCGGCGGAGCTCTGGGTAGTGGCCGGGCCCTCCTGAATCAGCAATTCACCATCACGAATAACGATCCCGACAGTTCTTTGGACTTCCATTTTATGAAAATCTCCGATTTCGGCTTGGAAGACAATACAGGCCAAATTTTCAATGGCCGTAGGGCGGTCCTTACAGGGGAAGGGTTCGGAGATTGGGAAGGTGAGGATATGGCCGTCATCGAAAAGGGCCTTGCCCCCGTTCCGGACAGGTTTGAAATTGAAGATGATTACGAGCACCTCCTGGGTGGGCCGGAGGAGCCAAATTTGGATAACACCGCAGGTCCGGTTACGGACGACGTGGTGTGGGGCTTTCAGTGGGACCATATCATTTCCCCGGGGGGCAGTTTTACCATCAGGCCCGAAACGTTCATCAAACCGGTACCTGAACCTTCAACCCTGTTTCTGTTCGGCTCTGGACTTGTAGGGATAGCCTTGATGAGAAAAAAGTTCAGGAGTTAG